One part of the Magallana gigas chromosome 5, xbMagGiga1.1, whole genome shotgun sequence genome encodes these proteins:
- the LOC105319837 gene encoding neuropeptide receptor npr-1, producing the protein MRRDLGQRYFIPHLAIMDLVACVTACILCLLSNFYPLRFPSDSLCRFLWYSSWLSAAISTLILLLIAIQRYLKVCKPHAPQMNGKWRHIVYGSTVGTSMVLAIPFFFLTGNIPVTQEYKGENVTAYYCSTNAGEGGWRDFEPVYFVCLFFIGVMNIIVTMGFYVPIGLTIYRTFNKHYISQSLKNEDSIEAESSADGRQVSDVSNSTHGSSRKSSLSNNRSLSIYNKKSMEKRTKTKHRFTVMLMFIALIYVLSNVPSLALIVSWKDDPEFWTVSNDVTMNILIILRRLFLVNNIVNPFLYGYFDLTFRHKVKELFGIKSPKIV; encoded by the coding sequence ATGCGGAGGGACTTGGGACAGCGATATTTTATTCCACACCTGGCCATCATGGATCTTGTCGCGTGTGTTACAGCGTGTATCTTGTGTCTGTTGTCAAATTTCTATCCGCTGAGATTCCCCTCCGATTCTCTCTGCCGTTTCTTATGGTACTCTTCGTGGTTAAGTGCCGCGATATCAACGCTGATTTTGTTGTTGATCGCAATCCAACGTTACCTGAAAGTTTGCAAACCCCATGCACCACAGATGAACGGTAAATGGCGCCACATTGTGTATGGTTCCACTGTAGGAACAAGTATGGTCTTAGCCATCCCTTTCTTCTTCTTGACGGGGAATATCCCAGTGACTCAGGAGTACAAAGGAGAAAATGTAACAGCCTACTACTGCTCAACCAACGCGGGGGAAGGCGGCTGGAGAGATTTCGAACCAGTATACTTTGTTTGTCTTTTCTTCATTGGAGTTATGAACATTATTGTGACAATGGGATTTTATGTTCCTATAGGATTAACCATATATCGGACATTCAACAAACATTATATTAGTCAAAGCCTGAAAAATGAGGACAGCATTGAAGCAGAATCCTCTGCTGACGGCAGACAAGTTAGTGACGTCTCCAACTCGACGCACGGTAGCAGCAGAAAATCGTCCCTATCAAATAATAGGTCACTGTCCATCTACAATAAAAAGAGCATGGAAAAGAGAACAAAGACTAAACACCGGTTTACGGTAATGCTGATGTTCATTGCCTTGATATATGTCTTGTCAAATGTTCCTTCTTTGGCTTTAATTGTAAGCTGGAAGGACGATCCCGAGTTTTGGACAGTCAGCAATGATGTCACAATGAACATTCTCATCATTCTAAGAAGACTATTCCTTGTTAACAACATTGTCAACCCCTTTCTGTATGGATATTTTGATCTGACATTTAGACATAAAGTTAAAGAATTGTTCGGTATTAAATCCCCTAAAATTGTATAG
- the LOC105319818 gene encoding zinc finger protein ZFP2 produces the protein MSVQVEDIQNSKSRRKRKFCTPTRRVEPCTVISDSDDEEVESYTYILDDEEEEEVAPLAQLQNSMDDITDHSSDGYTNGSSDPGDDLIHTENNNVETFKVISQEAFPISNSGYIVPTNGNLPPGMHLVFVPDSAKEEFIKKSTLCFDRYDRGLSVDPKPYVVQPVSGLNGFVVTKSDPLNKVPFNGLGAENTGKLDVHIDNDDDTLIRVNPEYFDNQGKLHADIAAALSGVCKDDESVEDGDESEKDGSKKIKNMVKKHCKFECNRCDKRFKRQFDLNAHMRTHDGQEPYSCSECGDKFNYLHLYRKHMNQHNSEDKGTECEECGLKIRFKSHVKVHMRTHTGEKPYKCGVCGRAFAQSCILTTHMRTHTGEKPYTCDVCGKGFGQASTLKIHKRTHSGDRPYKCTMCDKAFNQSGHLNLHIRTHTGHKPFRCEVCGNMFNQRCHLRLHMKRHTGERPFKCDQCGKVFIQNCELVNHMLTHSKEKQTFQCMVCDMVFDEREPFNEHLKTHPKVLEEVKPFGCNVCGNAYSHQSDLFLHMKNHQDTTKAFECNICGDAFGQQYDLRVHMKKHKINTRTPFECSVCGHAFSQYTDLQQHFKTNPEHDVKSEPQEIS, from the exons ATGTCTGTTCAAGTGGAAGATATACAAAATTCCAAGTCCAGgaggaaaagaaaattttgcaCTCCAACAAGAAGAGTGGAACCATGTACTGTGATATCCGACTCAGATGATGAAGAGGTGGAATCGTACACCTACATCCTTGATGATGAGGAAGAAGAAGAGGTGGCCCCTCTGGCACAGCTCCAGAATTCCATGGATGATATCACGGATCATTCCTCAGACGGATATACCAACGGTTCATCGGATCCAGGGGACGACCTAATTCACACTGAAAACAACAACGTGGAAACCTTTAAAGTAATCTCACAAGAAGCCTTCCCCATCTCCAACAGCGGATATATTGTTCCGACCAATGGAAATCTTCCTCCTGGCATGCACTTGGTTTTTGTTCCGGACAGTGCTAAGGAAGAGTTTATCAAGAAATCCACTCTTTGTTTTGACAGGTATGATCGAGGACTGTCGGTTGATCCCAAACCTTATGTAGTACAGCCAGTATCTGGTTTAAACGGATTTGTGGTGACCAAATCTGATCCTTTAAACAAAGTTCCCTTTAATGGCCTGGGTGCTGAGAATACAGGAAAACTAGATGTTCACATagataatgatgatgatacCTTAATAAGAGTAAATCCCGAGTATTTTGACAATCAAGGCAAACTCCACGCTGACATTGCAGCTGCTCTCTCAGGTGTGTGCAAGGATGACGAATCAGTGGAAGATGGTGATGAAAGCGAGAAAGACGGCTCGAAAAAGATCAAGAATATGGTAAAAAAACACTGTAAGTTTGAGTGCAATCGATGTGATAAGAGATTTAAAAGACAGTTTGATCTCAATGCTCACATGCGGACCCATGATGGACAGGAGCCGTACTCTTGCTCTGAATGTGGCGACAAGTTCAATTATCTGCATTTGTATAGAAAGCACATGAATCAGCATAACTCTGAAGATAAAGGGACGGAGTGCGAAGAGTGCGGCCTGAAGATTCGTTTCAAGAGCCACGTGAAAGTCCACATGAGAACACACACTGGAGAAAAGCCATACAAGTGTGGAGTTTGTGGAAGAGCTTTTGCTCAGAGCTGTATACTGACAACTCATATGAGAACACACACAG GTGAAAAGCCCTACACTTGTGATGTATGTGGTAAAGGTTTCGGTCAAGCAAGCACACTTAAGATTCACAAGCGAACACACTCGGGAGATAGGCCATACAAGTGCACCATGTGTGACAAAGCATTCAACCAAAGCGGCCATCTAAACCTACATATCAGGACACACACTGGGCATAAACCATTCAGGTGTGAAGTCTGCGGGAACATGTTTAATCAGCGATGCCACCTTCGCCTTCACATGAAGCGACACACCGGTGAACGGCCATTCAAATGCGACCAGTGTGGAAAAGTCTTCATACAGAATTGCGAACTCGTCAATCATATGCTTACacattcaaaagaaaaacaaacatttcaatgCATGGTTTGTGACATGGTATTTGACGAGAGAGAACCCTTCAATGAACATCTAAAGACTCACCCTAAGGTTTTAGAAGAAGTTAAACCGTTTGGGTGTAATGTGTGTGGCAACGCCTACTCACATCAATCCGATCTTTTTCTCCACATGAAAAATCACCAGGACACAACGAAGGCTTTTGAATGTAATATTTGTGGCGATGCATTTGGCCAGCAGTATGATCTGAGAGTCCACATGAAGAAGCATAAGATAAATACCCGCACTCCATTTGAATGCAGTGTTTGCGGCCATGCTTTCTCCCAGTATACTGACTTGCAGCAGCACTTTAAGACCAACCCAGAGCATGATGTCAAGTCAGAACCCCAAGAAATcagttaa